In the Plodia interpunctella isolate USDA-ARS_2022_Savannah chromosome 6, ilPloInte3.2, whole genome shotgun sequence genome, one interval contains:
- the LOC128670711 gene encoding E3 ubiquitin-protein ligase MARCHF4-like encodes MPLHQINVKNSSDIESWEWGGGCGREAVRAGSGSSRTSCSNSSGDICRICHCESETHNPLLAPCYCSGSLKYVHQSCLQQWLTASETRSCELCKFNFIMHTKIKPFNEWRLLEMSGVERRRLCCAVLFHCVAALCVMWSLFVLIERAVEEVNRGLIAWPFWTKLVVVAVGFTGGAVFMYIQCRQYLHLCNRWRAHNRILLIQNAPEKIPMSAGSPLRGRRERSARGQVVANIEPAPAPAPAAYHEEDESGGFETYRGNPHRRLSVVADDCLRADRDDTRRYSDTKLMQPNTAVTTVEEPNALQSEGVYHISVDPLEADIRSLLELEARRAARSLPNLRASRESLLPATSPAAASAPVPAPAPAPRS; translated from the exons ATGCCACTACATCAAATCAACGTAAAGAATTCGTCGGACATCGAAAGCTGGGAATGGGGCGGTGGATGTGGCAGAGAGGCGGTGAGGGCTGGTTCAGGAAGCAGTCGCACGTCCTGCAGTAACTCCAGTGGGGATATATGTCGTATTTGCCATTGCGAAAGTGAAACTCACAATCCTCTACTTGCACCATGTTATTGCTCTG GAAGCCTAAAGTATGTGCATCAGAGTTGTCTGCAGCAATGGTTGACGGCATCAGAAACAAGGTCATGCGAACTTTgtaaattcaatttcattatGCACACCAAAATAAAGCCATTCAATGAg TGGCGGTTATTGGAAATGTCAGGCGTGGAGAGACGCCGGCTGTGCTGTGCAGTGCTGTTCCACTGTGTGGCAGCCCTGTGCGTCATGTGGTCGTTGTTCGTACTTATCGAGCGTGCCGTCGAGGAGGTCAACAGAGGACTTATCG CGTGGCCGTTTTGGACCAAATTGGTTGTGGTTGCGGTGGGATTCACAGGGGGTGCTGTGTTCATGTATATCCAGTGTCGGCAGTACCTTCATCTGTGCAACCGCTGGCGAGCTCACAATAG GATACTGCTAATCCAGAACGCGCCGGAGAAGATCCCGATGAGCGCGGGCTCGCCACTGCGCGGGCGGCGCGAGCGCAGCGCGCGCGGTCAGGTCGTGGCCAACATCgagcccgcgcccgcgcccgcgcccgccgccTACCACGAGGAAG ACGAAAGCGGAGGTTTCGAGACGTATCGCGGCAACCCTCACAGAAGATTGTCAGTGGTCGCCGACGACTGCCTTCGGGCAGACAGAGACGACACGAGGCGGTATTCTGATACCAAGCTGATGCAGCCCAATACTGCAGTCACTACTGTGGAGGAACCTAATGCATTGCAG AGCGAGGGCGTGTACCACATCAGCGTGGACCCGCTGGAGGCGGACATCCGCAGCCTGCTGGAGCTGGaggcgcggcgcgcggcgcgctCGTTGCCCAACCTGCGCGCCTCGCGCGAGTCTCTGCTGCCCGCGACCTCGCCCGCGGCCGCCTCTGCGCCTgtgcccgcgcccgcgcccgcgccgcgtTCCTGA
- the LOC128670703 gene encoding nucleolar protein dao-5-like isoform X1: MAVPAEVKATVNPLVFQYLQTVDKSLADQFQKKTKAKPPAKNSPGLIEIVSRFVKSKTLQKAAESSDDSSDEEVPKKTLPQINGKAPVKRPAGSTSDSSSENEKPQAKQAKPQVQAKKQESSDDSDSSDDAATTQPKKQPVKPQPVKKPVPLKKQSSDDSDSDEDPKKPAQTPVKTPAKLTPAKKQESSDDSDSSEDEKPKLKTPVKPQVANAKVQPKKQESSSDSDDSEEEKPKKAVPKPQATPAKQATKTPVKKDSSDDSDDSSEDEKPQKIAPKPQVTPAKPLAKPAVKKDSSDDSDDSSEDEKPKKATPKPQTTPAKPVAKPPVKQDSSDDSDDSSEDEKPKKVVPKPQAIATKSATKTPVKKESSDDSDDSSEDEKPKKAVPKPQATPVKPATKAPVKKDSSDDSDDSSEDEKPKKAVPKPQATPVKPATKALVKKDSSDDSDDSSEDEKPKKAVPKPQITLAKPATKTPVKKDSSDDSDDSSEDEKPQKATPKPAVKAPVKKDSSEDSDEDSSEDEKPKQTQKLPVPKKDALNDSSDDDDEDVPPGKTPKKENQDIQTNGFQSGKKRKASGGDHGPAKKPYSNFVKEGEAGDGVDDQSEANKSGSWQEGGRGGFRGRGNDRGRGGFRGGRGFNNDRGGRGGFNDRGGRGGRGGFDRGGRGFRGGRGGDRGGRGGDRGGRGWNNRGGRGDRNSWGGDRGGFNKGGFQERKSFGGGDNSQNKKITFD, encoded by the exons ATGGCAGTTCCAGCAGAAGTTAAAGCTACAGTAAATCCATTAGTGTTTCAATATCTGCAGACTGTAGATAAATCATTAGCAGATCAGTTTCAAAAAAAGACCAAAGCG AAACCACCAGCAAAGAATTCCCCAGGATTGATTGAAATTGTGTCTCGGTTTGTCAAAAGTAAGACTCTACAGAAGGCTGCTGAAAG tTCTGATGACTCAAGTGATGAGGAAGTACCAAAAAAAACTCTTCCCCAAATCAATGGTAAAGCTCCTGTAAAAAGACCAGCTGGCTCTACTTCAGATAGTTCATCGGAGAATGAAAAACCACAg gcTAAACAAGCAAAACCACAAGTGCAAGCTAAAAAACAGGAATCTTCTGATGACAGTGACAGCAGTGATGATGCTGCTACAACTCAGCCGAAAAAGCAACCAGTGAAACCCCAACCTGTTAAAAAACCTgttccattaaaaaaacaatcttcaGATGACAGTGACAGTGATGAGGATCCAAAGAAGCCAGCACAAACTCCTGTCAAAACTCCCGCTAAACTCACGCCAGCCAAGAAACAAGAGTCATCTGATGATAGTGACAGCAGTGAAGACGAAAAACCTAAACTCAAAACTCCTGTCAAACCACAAGTAGCAAATGCCAAAGTTCAACCGAAAAAGCAAGAGTCCTCGTCAGACAGCGATGATAGTGAAGAAGAGAAACCTAAAAAGGCCGTGCCCAAGCCTCAGGCTACTCCTGCTAAACAAGCCACTAAAACTCCTGTCAAGAAAGATTCATCTGATGACAGTGATGATAGTAGTGAAGATGAAAAGCCTCAAAAAATTGCACCCAAGCCACAAGTTACACCAGCTAAACCACTTGCTAAACCTGCTGTGAAAAAAGATTCATCAGATGATAGTGATGATAGCAGTGAGGATGAAAAACCTAAAAAGGCAACACCCAAGCCTCAGACCACACCTGCTAAACCTGTAGCTAAACCTCCTGTGAAACAGGATTCTTCAGACGACAGTGATGATAGTAGTGAAGATGAAAAACCCAAAAAGGTTGTCCCTAAGCCACAGGCTATTGCTACTAAATCAGCTACCAAAACACCTGTGAAAAAGGAGTCCTCTGATGACAGTGATGATAGTAGTGAAGATGAAAAGCCTAAAAAAGCTGTGCCTAAGCCACAGGCCACTCCTGTGAAACCAGCCACCAAGGCACCAGTAAAAAAAGATTCCTCTGATGACAGTGATGATAGTAGTGAAGATGAAAAGCCTAAAAAAGCTGTGCCTAAGCCACAGGCCACTCCTGTGAAACCAGCCACCAAGGCACTAGTGAAAAAAGATTCCTCTGATGACAGTGATGATAGTAGTGAAGATGAAAAGCCTAAAAAAGCAGTGCCCAAGCCACAAATTACTCTTGCTAAACCTGCTACCAAGACTCCAGTGAAAAAGGATTCATCAGATGACAGTGATGACAGTAGTGAAGATGAAAAGCCTCAAAAGGCCACACCAAAGCCAGCAGTTAAAGCTCCTGTGAAAAAAGATTCATCGGAAGACAGTGATGAAGATAGCAGTGAAGATGAAAAAcctaaacaaacacaaaaactacctGTACCTAAAAAAGATGCACTTAATGATTCctcagatgatgatgatgaagatgTTCCTCCTGGCAAGACTCCAAAGAAAGAGAATCAAGATATCCAG ACTAATGGCTTCCAGTCAGGAAAGAAAAGGAAAGCTTCTGGTGGTGATCATGGTCCAGCAAAGAAGCCATACAGTAACTTTGTTAAG GAGGGTGAAGCTGGAGATGGGGTAGACGATCAGTCGGAAGCCAATAAGTCCGGTAGTTGGCAAGAAGGCGGTCGAGGTGGATTCCGAGGTCGAGGCAATGATAGGGGACGGGGTGGCTTCAGGGGAGGACGCGGTTTTAACAATGATAGAGGAGGCCGCGGAGGTTTCAATGACAGGGGAGGTCGCGGCGGACGAGGAGGATTCGACAGGGGTGGACGAGGCTTCAGGGGCGGCCGCGGGGGAGATAGGGGGGGCCGGGGAGGCGACAGGGGTGGTAGGGGCTGGAACAACCGCGGAGGTCGCGGTGATCGTAACTCTTGGGGTGGTGACCGCGGAGGATTCAATAAAGGAGGCTTCCAAGAAAGAAAAAGCTTTGGTGGAGGCGATaattctcaaaataaaaaaataacatttgacTAA
- the LOC128670703 gene encoding nucleolar protein dao-5-like isoform X2, whose amino-acid sequence MAVPAEVKATVNPLVFQYLQTVDKSLADQFQKKTKAKPPAKNSPGLIEIVSRFVKSKTLQKAAESSDDSSDEEVPKKTLPQINGKAPVKRPAGSTSDSSSENEKPQAKQAKPQVQAKKQESSDDSDSSDDAATTQPKKQPVKPQPVKKPVPLKKQSSDDSDSDEDPKKPAQTPVKTPAKLTPAKKQESSDDSDSSEDEKPKLKTPVKPQVANAKVQPKKQESSSDSDDSEEEKPKKAVPKPQATPAKQATKTPVKKDSSDDSDDSSEDEKPQKIAPKPQVTPAKPLAKPAVKKDSSDDSDDSSEDEKPKKATPKPQTTPAKPVAKPPVKQDSSDDSDDSSEDEKPKKVVPKPQAIATKSATKTPVKKESSDDSDDSSEDEKPKKAVPKPQATPVKPATKAPVKKDSSDDSDDSSEDEKPKKAVPKPQATPVKPATKALVKKDSSDDSDDSSEDEKPKKAVPKPQITLAKPATKTPVKKDSSDDSDDSSEDEKPQKATPKPAVKAPVKKDSSEDSDEDSSEDEKPKQTQKLPVPKKDALNDSSDDDDEDVPPGKTPKKENQDIQTNGFQSGKKRKASGGDHGPAKKPYSNFVKGTSDSSTPNASKPVPFRRVVDERVEVDPRLKDNSFEAKSGARGSWGERANIDLKHTRGKSFKHEKTKKKRGSYRGGAIDTGVHSIKFED is encoded by the exons ATGGCAGTTCCAGCAGAAGTTAAAGCTACAGTAAATCCATTAGTGTTTCAATATCTGCAGACTGTAGATAAATCATTAGCAGATCAGTTTCAAAAAAAGACCAAAGCG AAACCACCAGCAAAGAATTCCCCAGGATTGATTGAAATTGTGTCTCGGTTTGTCAAAAGTAAGACTCTACAGAAGGCTGCTGAAAG tTCTGATGACTCAAGTGATGAGGAAGTACCAAAAAAAACTCTTCCCCAAATCAATGGTAAAGCTCCTGTAAAAAGACCAGCTGGCTCTACTTCAGATAGTTCATCGGAGAATGAAAAACCACAg gcTAAACAAGCAAAACCACAAGTGCAAGCTAAAAAACAGGAATCTTCTGATGACAGTGACAGCAGTGATGATGCTGCTACAACTCAGCCGAAAAAGCAACCAGTGAAACCCCAACCTGTTAAAAAACCTgttccattaaaaaaacaatcttcaGATGACAGTGACAGTGATGAGGATCCAAAGAAGCCAGCACAAACTCCTGTCAAAACTCCCGCTAAACTCACGCCAGCCAAGAAACAAGAGTCATCTGATGATAGTGACAGCAGTGAAGACGAAAAACCTAAACTCAAAACTCCTGTCAAACCACAAGTAGCAAATGCCAAAGTTCAACCGAAAAAGCAAGAGTCCTCGTCAGACAGCGATGATAGTGAAGAAGAGAAACCTAAAAAGGCCGTGCCCAAGCCTCAGGCTACTCCTGCTAAACAAGCCACTAAAACTCCTGTCAAGAAAGATTCATCTGATGACAGTGATGATAGTAGTGAAGATGAAAAGCCTCAAAAAATTGCACCCAAGCCACAAGTTACACCAGCTAAACCACTTGCTAAACCTGCTGTGAAAAAAGATTCATCAGATGATAGTGATGATAGCAGTGAGGATGAAAAACCTAAAAAGGCAACACCCAAGCCTCAGACCACACCTGCTAAACCTGTAGCTAAACCTCCTGTGAAACAGGATTCTTCAGACGACAGTGATGATAGTAGTGAAGATGAAAAACCCAAAAAGGTTGTCCCTAAGCCACAGGCTATTGCTACTAAATCAGCTACCAAAACACCTGTGAAAAAGGAGTCCTCTGATGACAGTGATGATAGTAGTGAAGATGAAAAGCCTAAAAAAGCTGTGCCTAAGCCACAGGCCACTCCTGTGAAACCAGCCACCAAGGCACCAGTAAAAAAAGATTCCTCTGATGACAGTGATGATAGTAGTGAAGATGAAAAGCCTAAAAAAGCTGTGCCTAAGCCACAGGCCACTCCTGTGAAACCAGCCACCAAGGCACTAGTGAAAAAAGATTCCTCTGATGACAGTGATGATAGTAGTGAAGATGAAAAGCCTAAAAAAGCAGTGCCCAAGCCACAAATTACTCTTGCTAAACCTGCTACCAAGACTCCAGTGAAAAAGGATTCATCAGATGACAGTGATGACAGTAGTGAAGATGAAAAGCCTCAAAAGGCCACACCAAAGCCAGCAGTTAAAGCTCCTGTGAAAAAAGATTCATCGGAAGACAGTGATGAAGATAGCAGTGAAGATGAAAAAcctaaacaaacacaaaaactacctGTACCTAAAAAAGATGCACTTAATGATTCctcagatgatgatgatgaagatgTTCCTCCTGGCAAGACTCCAAAGAAAGAGAATCAAGATATCCAG ACTAATGGCTTCCAGTCAGGAAAGAAAAGGAAAGCTTCTGGTGGTGATCATGGTCCAGCAAAGAAGCCATACAGTAACTTTGTTAAG GGTACATCTGACTCCTCAACTCCCAATGCCAGCAAACCAGTGCCATTCAGACGAGTGGTGGATGAGAGAGTAGAAGTGGACCCTAGGCTTAAGGATAATTCCTTTGAAGCAAAG AGTGGAGCTCGCGGTTCTTGGGGCGAGCGCGCCAACATAGACTTGAAGCACACGCGAGGGAAGTCTTTCAAACACGAGAAGACGAAGAAGAAACGAGGATCCTACCGCGGCGGCGCCATCGACACCGGAGTTCATTCCATCAAATTTGAGGATTAA